In one window of Carcharodon carcharias isolate sCarCar2 chromosome 14, sCarCar2.pri, whole genome shotgun sequence DNA:
- the LOC121286778 gene encoding MICOS complex subunit MIC13-like, whose product MASVFRTVRFFTKAGIIGGTVYFVYDQDLLGNGEQSCEILKKGSTVIPVAVDQWTKYFGVELPDVPKLNVPVAEYWNTGVEATAYFLSAAPTKCNEYTQKGWQYIKNMTDRAQ is encoded by the exons ATGGCGTCCGTCTTCAGGAccgtgag GTTCTTTACAAAGGCTGGGATAATTGGAGGGACTGTGTACTTCGTTTATGACCAAGACTTACTGGGAAATGGGGAACAAAGTTGTGAGATATTGAAGAAGGGGTCAACCGTCATACCGGTTGCTGTGGATCAGTGGACAAAGTATTTCGGAGTGGAG CTACCAGATGTTCCCAAGCTGAATGTGCCCGTAGCTGAGTACTGGAATACAG GAGTTGAAGCAACGGCATACTTCTTGTCGGCTGCACCTACAAAATGTAATGAATACACTCAGAAGGGCTGGCAGTACATCAAGAATATGACCGACAGAGCACAGTGA